From one Electrophorus electricus isolate fEleEle1 chromosome 20, fEleEle1.pri, whole genome shotgun sequence genomic stretch:
- the prickle2b gene encoding prickle-like protein 2b isoform X2 translates to MPLEMEKTVSKLVYDFQRNSTSDDDSGCALEEYVWVPPGLKPEQVHQYYSSLPEEKVPYVNSPGEKQRVKQLLHQLPPHDNEVRYCNSLDDEEKRELKLFSNLRKRENLGRGNVRPFPVTMTGAICEQCGGQISGGDIAVFASRAGHGVCWHPQCFVCSVCDELLVDLIYFYQDGKIFCGRHHAERLKPRCSACDEIIFADECTEAEGRHWHMKHFCCFECETVLGGQRYIMKEGRPYCCVCFESLYAEYCDSCGEHIGIDQGQMTYDGQHWHATETCFSCARCKKSLLGRPFLPKQGQIFCSRACSVAEDPNASDCSDSPLQSARARDAHRGSGGGGGSGPSGRCSADVDPLSLQMDLLSLSSQTPSLTREPPSWKSQAEAYAFESCPSPAHTPLQLLSQCNVRPAYCPSSAPGHQDSGLKEAVPTVRPPASALKGRSFNEDYYPPKLKPQASFNELAPGSFTDKRSVSVHAFQRERDMEVAMQTRRNRNPISALGFSEQLTPLEQTPHGSMESLALSNATGTSADGVGKRQEHLSRFSMPDLSKDSGMNVSEKSNMGTLNSSVQFHSSESLRSLAARQPYLEMDPRAQGNYSLPYGQEAPAVTAIPPGFAYQEEGRASSASSANNARLAPMSERTRRRTVDQEESRRRHHHHRSRRSRRSRSENALNLAAEVSLPAPHRSRSRVREDYDRFLPPRCPRDGGFGNSRSRSQTFRPCPRTTSDLTLQNPAPHRHLGHYGWDQYDYDDDWCSTCSSSSDSEDEGYFLGEPIPKPVHLRYMTNEELLHKYNASGLEHLSGRGPLHTRKRRKSKNCIIS, encoded by the exons ATGCCCCTGGAGATGGAGAAGACCGTGTCCAAGCTGGTGTACGACTTCCAGAGGAACTCCACGTCGGATGACGACTCAGGCTGCGCTCTCGAGGAATATGTCTGGGTGCCTCCCGGCCTCAAACCCGAACAG GTTCATCAGTACTACAGCTCTCTGCCAGAAGAAAAGGTGCCGTATGTAAACAGCCCAGGAGAGAAGCAACGCGTCAAACAGCTCCTCCACCAGCTGCCTCCACACGACAACGAG GTGCGGTATTGTAACTCCCTGGATGACGAGGAGAAGCGCGAGCTCAAGCTCTTCAGTAACCTGCGCAAGCGCGAGAACCTGGGGCGGGGCAACGTGCGTCCCTTCCCCGTCACCATGACCGGAGCCATCTGTGAGCAG tGTGGGGGTCAGATCAGCGGCGGAGACATCGCTGTGTTTGCATCGCGCGCAGGTCACGGCGTGTGCTGGCACCCTCAGTGTTTCGTGTGCAGCGTATGTGACGAGCTCCTGGTGGACCTCATCTACTTCTACCAGGACGGCAAGATCTTCTGCGGCCGGCACCACGCCGAACGCCTGAAGCCGCGCTGCTCTGCCTGCGATGAG atcATATTCGCCGACGAGTGTACGGAAGCAGAAGGTAGGCACTGGCACATGAAGCACTTCTGCTGCTTTGAGTGTGAGACGGTTCTGGGCGGTCAGCGGTACATAATGAAGGAGGGTCGGCCGTACTGCTGCGTCTGCTTCGAGTCCCTGTACGCCGAGTACTGCGACTCCTGCGGGGAACACATTG GTATCGACCAGGGCCAGATGACGTACGACGGACAGCACTGGCATGCGACGGAGACGTGCTTCTCCTGCGCCCGCTGCAAGAAGTCTCTCCTGGGCCGCCCGTTCCTGCCCAAGCAGGGCCAGATCTTCTGCTCGCGGGCCTGCAGCGTGGCCGAGGACCCAAACGCCTCCGACTGCTCGGACTCGCCGCTCCAGAGCGCTCGCGCCCGTGACGCCCATCGCGGcagcggaggaggaggaggaagcggGCCGTCGGGCCGCTGCTCGGCCGACGTGGACCCGCTGTCCCTGCAGATGGACCTTTTGAGCCTCTCCAGCCAGACTCCCAGCCTGACCAGAGAGCCCCCGTCCTGGAAGAGCCAGGCCGAGGCGTACGCCTTCGAGAGCTGCCCCTCACCCGCCCACACCCCTCTGCAGCTGCTGAGTCAATGCAACGTCCGGCCCGCCTACTGCCCAAGCTCCGCCCCTGGTCACCAGGACAGCGGGCTGAAGGAGGCGGTCCCGACCGTACGGCCTCCCGCGTCGGCCCTGAAGGGGCGGTCCTTTAACGAGGACTATTACCCGCCCAAGCTGAAACCGCAGGCCAGCTTTAACGAGCTGGCACCCGGCAGCTTCACAGACAAGCGCTCGGTCAGCGTGCACGcgttccagagagagagggatatggAGGTAGCCATGCAGACCAGACGCAACAGGAATCCCATCAGCGCGCTGGGGTTCAGCGAACAGCTCACGCCACTGGAACAAACGCCACACGGCTCCATGGAGTCACTGGCCCTGTCCAACGCTACAG GCACGTCGGCAGACGGCGTGGGAAAGAGGCAGGAGCACTTGTCGCGCTTTTCCATGCCAGACCTGAGCAAAGACTCTGGCATGAACGTCTCGGAGAAGAGTAACATGGGCACGCTCAACTCGTCTGTGCAGTTCCACAGCTCCGAGTCCCTCCGCAGCCTCGCTGCCAGACAGCCGTACCTGGAGATGGATCCGCGGGCGCAGGGGAATTACTCCCTGCCCTACGGCCAGGAGGCCCCTGCCGTGACCGCCATCCCTCCCGGCTTCGCCTACCAGGAGGAGGGCCGCGCGAGTTCGGCGAGCAGCGCCAATAACGCGCGCCTGGCGCCGATGAGCGAGCGGACTCGCCGCCGCACGGTCGACCAGGAGGAGTCACGACGGCGGCATCACCACCACCGCTCGCGCCGGTCGCGCCGCTCGCGCTCGGAAAACGCACTCAACCTGGCGGCCGAGGTTAGTCTGCCGGCTCCGCACCGGTCGCGGTCGCGCGTCCGAGAGGATTACGATCGGTTCCTGCCTCCTCGCTGCCCACGAGATGGCGGCTTCGGCAACAGCAGGTCGAGGTCACAGACTTTTAGGCCGTGTCCTCGGACGACCTCTGACCTCACCCTTCAGAACCCTGCGCCGCATCGTCACCTAGGCCACTACGGGTGGGACCAGTACGATTATGATGATGACTGGTGCTCgacctgctcctcttcctccgaTTCTGAGGATGAAGGCTATTTCTTGGGCGAGCCTATTCCCAAGCCCGTGCACCTGAGGTACATGACCAACGAGGAGTTACTGCACAAGTACAACGCCTCCGGCCTGGAGCACCTGAGTGGCAGAGGACCGCTCCACACTCGGAAACGGAGGAAGAGCAAAAACTGTATCATCTCCTAA
- the prickle2b gene encoding prickle-like protein 2b isoform X1, producing MFSRSSKRRNFSRSSATLEDADRGQPCTVCGEQCPGFIVHKWRKICVHCQCPREDHVVSIMPLEMEKTVSKLVYDFQRNSTSDDDSGCALEEYVWVPPGLKPEQVHQYYSSLPEEKVPYVNSPGEKQRVKQLLHQLPPHDNEVRYCNSLDDEEKRELKLFSNLRKRENLGRGNVRPFPVTMTGAICEQCGGQISGGDIAVFASRAGHGVCWHPQCFVCSVCDELLVDLIYFYQDGKIFCGRHHAERLKPRCSACDEIIFADECTEAEGRHWHMKHFCCFECETVLGGQRYIMKEGRPYCCVCFESLYAEYCDSCGEHIGIDQGQMTYDGQHWHATETCFSCARCKKSLLGRPFLPKQGQIFCSRACSVAEDPNASDCSDSPLQSARARDAHRGSGGGGGSGPSGRCSADVDPLSLQMDLLSLSSQTPSLTREPPSWKSQAEAYAFESCPSPAHTPLQLLSQCNVRPAYCPSSAPGHQDSGLKEAVPTVRPPASALKGRSFNEDYYPPKLKPQASFNELAPGSFTDKRSVSVHAFQRERDMEVAMQTRRNRNPISALGFSEQLTPLEQTPHGSMESLALSNATGTSADGVGKRQEHLSRFSMPDLSKDSGMNVSEKSNMGTLNSSVQFHSSESLRSLAARQPYLEMDPRAQGNYSLPYGQEAPAVTAIPPGFAYQEEGRASSASSANNARLAPMSERTRRRTVDQEESRRRHHHHRSRRSRRSRSENALNLAAEVSLPAPHRSRSRVREDYDRFLPPRCPRDGGFGNSRSRSQTFRPCPRTTSDLTLQNPAPHRHLGHYGWDQYDYDDDWCSTCSSSSDSEDEGYFLGEPIPKPVHLRYMTNEELLHKYNASGLEHLSGRGPLHTRKRRKSKNCIIS from the exons GAAGATCTGTGTGCACTGCCAGTGTCCCCGCGAGGATCATGTGGTGAGCATCATGCCCCTGGAGATGGAGAAGACCGTGTCCAAGCTGGTGTACGACTTCCAGAGGAACTCCACGTCGGATGACGACTCAGGCTGCGCTCTCGAGGAATATGTCTGGGTGCCTCCCGGCCTCAAACCCGAACAG GTTCATCAGTACTACAGCTCTCTGCCAGAAGAAAAGGTGCCGTATGTAAACAGCCCAGGAGAGAAGCAACGCGTCAAACAGCTCCTCCACCAGCTGCCTCCACACGACAACGAG GTGCGGTATTGTAACTCCCTGGATGACGAGGAGAAGCGCGAGCTCAAGCTCTTCAGTAACCTGCGCAAGCGCGAGAACCTGGGGCGGGGCAACGTGCGTCCCTTCCCCGTCACCATGACCGGAGCCATCTGTGAGCAG tGTGGGGGTCAGATCAGCGGCGGAGACATCGCTGTGTTTGCATCGCGCGCAGGTCACGGCGTGTGCTGGCACCCTCAGTGTTTCGTGTGCAGCGTATGTGACGAGCTCCTGGTGGACCTCATCTACTTCTACCAGGACGGCAAGATCTTCTGCGGCCGGCACCACGCCGAACGCCTGAAGCCGCGCTGCTCTGCCTGCGATGAG atcATATTCGCCGACGAGTGTACGGAAGCAGAAGGTAGGCACTGGCACATGAAGCACTTCTGCTGCTTTGAGTGTGAGACGGTTCTGGGCGGTCAGCGGTACATAATGAAGGAGGGTCGGCCGTACTGCTGCGTCTGCTTCGAGTCCCTGTACGCCGAGTACTGCGACTCCTGCGGGGAACACATTG GTATCGACCAGGGCCAGATGACGTACGACGGACAGCACTGGCATGCGACGGAGACGTGCTTCTCCTGCGCCCGCTGCAAGAAGTCTCTCCTGGGCCGCCCGTTCCTGCCCAAGCAGGGCCAGATCTTCTGCTCGCGGGCCTGCAGCGTGGCCGAGGACCCAAACGCCTCCGACTGCTCGGACTCGCCGCTCCAGAGCGCTCGCGCCCGTGACGCCCATCGCGGcagcggaggaggaggaggaagcggGCCGTCGGGCCGCTGCTCGGCCGACGTGGACCCGCTGTCCCTGCAGATGGACCTTTTGAGCCTCTCCAGCCAGACTCCCAGCCTGACCAGAGAGCCCCCGTCCTGGAAGAGCCAGGCCGAGGCGTACGCCTTCGAGAGCTGCCCCTCACCCGCCCACACCCCTCTGCAGCTGCTGAGTCAATGCAACGTCCGGCCCGCCTACTGCCCAAGCTCCGCCCCTGGTCACCAGGACAGCGGGCTGAAGGAGGCGGTCCCGACCGTACGGCCTCCCGCGTCGGCCCTGAAGGGGCGGTCCTTTAACGAGGACTATTACCCGCCCAAGCTGAAACCGCAGGCCAGCTTTAACGAGCTGGCACCCGGCAGCTTCACAGACAAGCGCTCGGTCAGCGTGCACGcgttccagagagagagggatatggAGGTAGCCATGCAGACCAGACGCAACAGGAATCCCATCAGCGCGCTGGGGTTCAGCGAACAGCTCACGCCACTGGAACAAACGCCACACGGCTCCATGGAGTCACTGGCCCTGTCCAACGCTACAG GCACGTCGGCAGACGGCGTGGGAAAGAGGCAGGAGCACTTGTCGCGCTTTTCCATGCCAGACCTGAGCAAAGACTCTGGCATGAACGTCTCGGAGAAGAGTAACATGGGCACGCTCAACTCGTCTGTGCAGTTCCACAGCTCCGAGTCCCTCCGCAGCCTCGCTGCCAGACAGCCGTACCTGGAGATGGATCCGCGGGCGCAGGGGAATTACTCCCTGCCCTACGGCCAGGAGGCCCCTGCCGTGACCGCCATCCCTCCCGGCTTCGCCTACCAGGAGGAGGGCCGCGCGAGTTCGGCGAGCAGCGCCAATAACGCGCGCCTGGCGCCGATGAGCGAGCGGACTCGCCGCCGCACGGTCGACCAGGAGGAGTCACGACGGCGGCATCACCACCACCGCTCGCGCCGGTCGCGCCGCTCGCGCTCGGAAAACGCACTCAACCTGGCGGCCGAGGTTAGTCTGCCGGCTCCGCACCGGTCGCGGTCGCGCGTCCGAGAGGATTACGATCGGTTCCTGCCTCCTCGCTGCCCACGAGATGGCGGCTTCGGCAACAGCAGGTCGAGGTCACAGACTTTTAGGCCGTGTCCTCGGACGACCTCTGACCTCACCCTTCAGAACCCTGCGCCGCATCGTCACCTAGGCCACTACGGGTGGGACCAGTACGATTATGATGATGACTGGTGCTCgacctgctcctcttcctccgaTTCTGAGGATGAAGGCTATTTCTTGGGCGAGCCTATTCCCAAGCCCGTGCACCTGAGGTACATGACCAACGAGGAGTTACTGCACAAGTACAACGCCTCCGGCCTGGAGCACCTGAGTGGCAGAGGACCGCTCCACACTCGGAAACGGAGGAAGAGCAAAAACTGTATCATCTCCTAA